One window of the Pieris rapae chromosome 13, ilPieRapa1.1, whole genome shotgun sequence genome contains the following:
- the LOC111001054 gene encoding uncharacterized protein LOC111001054, producing MEDSSENTQTMADQNVTLNTILHKIAKEQGYSNYKLKVKPITSGGANYSCVLFLATIAENDKDELKLFNKVACVGEKVRAMSPFQIFESEICFYNELIKIYKKIEEKHDVPEEEKFVTPKFYGFSDEYLHEILVMEDLTATGYEMFDRFKTFDFNYAKEAVRQLAKLHALSIAFSIQNPDEFEEKTAKLKMKNNMDSLSGLIEGMFKNVMSSLREEFKDRVQLFLKEAMTVEKMNYLTKPHRRMVLGHGDFRASNIMHKMNKDGTYKVIIIDYQTLHRTNPILDLVYLIFNGTDQAFRNEYLQKTIDHYYTELTASLKLFHINPDEVYPRKDFDYDYKEVLPYGLIISFMLLLLVTVDTEKAPTMTPESDFESFNMAPSEEYKKRVNELVEDFIKYGIL from the exons ATGGAGGATTCATCGgaaaat ACTCAAACAATGGCGGACCAAAATGTTACTCTTAACACCATACTCCATAAAATTGCAAAAGAACAAGGCTATTCCAATTACAAGCTCAAAGTAAAACCAATTACATCCGGAGGGGCTAATTATTCCTGTGTGCTGTTTCTTGCAACAATTGCTGAAAACGATAAAGATGaattaaaactattcaatAAAGTTGCGTGTGTAGGTGAAAAAGTGCGTGCCATGTCACCTTTCCAAATTTTCGAATCAGAAATTTGCTTTTACaacgaattaataaaaatatataagaagatTGAGGAAAAACATGATGTCCCAGAAGAGGAAAAATTCGTCACACCAAAATTCTATGGGTTTAGCGATGAATATTTGCACGAAATTTTAGTGATGGAAGATTTAACCGCTACTGGCTATGAAATGTTCGATCGATTTAAGACATTTGACTTCAATTATGCCAAAGAAGCTGTAAGACAACTTGCAAAACTACACGCTCTGTCCATTGCTTTCTCCATTCAAAATCCAGACGAATTTGAGGAAAAAACAGCTAAgctaaaaatgaaaaataatatggaCTCTTTATCGGGGTTAATAGAGGGAATGTTCAAAAATGTTATGTCATCTTTGCGGGAAGAGTTTAAAGATCGCGTCCAACTATTTCTCAAGGAAGCAATGACTGTTGAAAAGATGAATTATCTTACAAAACCACATAGGCGCATGGTCTTAGGCCATGGAGATTTTCGTGCTAGTAATATAATGCATAAAATGAAtaag gACGGCACCTATAAAGTGATTATTATAGACTATCAGACGCTGCACCGCACTAATCCTATTTTGGACTTGGTCTACCTAATATTCAATGGAACAGATCAAGCATTCAGGAACGAGTACTTGCAGAAGACTATTGATCACTATTACACTGAGCTGACAGCTTCGTTGAAATTATTTCACATCAACCCTGACGAAGTGTATCCAAGAAAAGACTTTGATTACGACTACAAAGAg GTGCTACCATATGGACTGATCATAAGTTTTATGTTGCTATTACTGGTCACTGTGGACACTGAGAAAGCGCCGACCATGACACCAGAATCAGATTTCGAGAGTTTTAACATGGCTCCCAGTGAGGAATACAAGAAGAGAGTTAACGAACTCGTTGaagattttatcaaatatggAATTTTGTAG